The following are encoded together in the Brassica napus cultivar Da-Ae chromosome A9, Da-Ae, whole genome shotgun sequence genome:
- the LOC106412116 gene encoding pentatricopeptide repeat-containing protein At3g54980, mitochondrial-like, which produces MRSLLAFRKIPPPFLLRCLIHSKPFCSQSRFPKESDNPSPQANGSASDENPPTSASVVVVANLSTTKPEQKEESRVIDALLDRRNDPESALRFYNWARPWRGSLEVGDAFWLLIHILASSPESHGRARDLLQRYVSSSSPMPRVLVSNLVESAKSFGFEVKALPFSYLLNAYTKERRTDCAVECIKLMIELGLAPYVRYVNNTLSALVRRNSINEAKELYGKMVATGLVAGDKATAHLLMRASLREEKPEEALEVFSKAIEREEEPDGLLYSLAIQACCKTVNLGMAFGLLSEMKEKKLCVSQETYTSVIVALVKQDRVEEAVRLKDEMVSEGIPMSVIAATSLIKGHCKNGDLGSALEMFRKMEKEGPSPNRVTFSVLIEWFSKSGEMERVLEFYKKMEALGITPSSFQVHSVLQVCLKGQRPEHGLKLFEEYFEIGTANIFICNSMLSWLCKQGKIDETKDLLRKMESRGLGPNVVSYNNVMLALCRTKRLDLALTVFSEMLEKDIKPNDYTYSTLIDGCFKNRDFHNAWEVIAQMNSSDIEVNEVVYHTVINGLCKAGQSSKARDMLEDLMREKRVCIGCMSYNTIIDGFIKESRMDSAVAAYREMCGNGVSPNVVTYTCMMDGLCKNSRMDQALEMRKEMKEKGLKLDVPAYGALIDGFCKKGEMKSASALFSELFKEGLNPNEAVYNSLISGFRNLGNMEAAIDLYKKMLKDGLRCDLPTYTTLVDGLLKEGNLIMAFGLYTEMQGLDIVADEIMCSVIVNGLSKVGQFVEVVKMFEEMKKNDVTPNVFIYNAVIAGHFKEGNLDEAFRLHDEMLDKGLVPDGVTFDILVRGKYGESQCIGIESL; this is translated from the coding sequence ATGCGATCTTTATTAGCTTTCAGAAAAATTCCACCGCCGTTTCTTCTTCGTTGCTTAATACACAGTAAACCCTTTTGCTCACAGTCTCGATTTCCCAAAGAATCCGACAATCCAAGCCCACAAGCTAACGGATCCGCTTCCGACGAGAATCCACCCACCTCCGCCTCAGTAGTAGTAGTAGCGAATCTCTCGACTACAAAGCCTGAACAGAAAGAAGAATCGCGTGTAATCGACGCGCTTCTGGACCGGAGGAACGACCCGGAATCAGCTCTTCGGTTCTACAACTGGGCTAGACCGTGGCGTGGGAGTCTCGAAGTCGGTGACGCCTTCTGGCTACTCATTCACATTCTAGCTAGCTCTCCTGAGAGCCACGGACGCGCACGTGACTTGCTCCAACGGTATGTTTCATCAAGCAGTCCAATGCCAAGAGTATTAGTCAGTAACTTGGTAGAATCAGCGAAGTCGTTTGGGTTTGAAGTAAAGGCGTTACCTTTTAGTTACTTGTTGAATGCTTACACCAAAGAGAGGAGGACTGATTGTGCTGTGGAGTGTATTAAACTAATGATAGAGCTAGGTTTGGCTCCTTACGTTAGATATGTGAACAACACTTTAAGTGCTTTAGTTAGAAGGAACTCGATAAACGAAGCTAAGGAGCTCTATGGTAAGATGGTCGCTACTGGTCTTGTTGCTGGTGATAAAGCCACTGCTCATTTATTAATGCGAGCGAGTTTAAGAGAAGAGAAACCTGAGGAGGCTTTGGAGGTTTTTAGTAAAGCTATCGAGAGAGAAGAGGAGCCTGACGGTTTGCTTTACAGTCTTGCTATCCAAGCTTGCTGCAAGACGGTTAATTTGGGTATGGCGTTTGGTTTGTTGAGTgagatgaaggagaagaagttGTGTGTTTCGCAGGAGACGTATACTTCTGTGATAGTGGCTTTGGTGAAGCAAGATAGGGTGGAGGAGGCGGTTAGGTTGAAGGATGAGATGGTGAGTGAGGGGATACCGATGAGTGTGATCGCAGCAACGAGTCTGATCAAGGGACATTGCAAGAACGGTGACTTGGGTAGCGCTTTGGAGATGTTTCGTAAGATGGAGAAAGAAGGACCGTCTCCGAACCGTGTtacgttttcggttttgataGAGTGGTTTAGTAAGAGCGGGGAGATGGAAAGAGTGCTTGAGTTTTACAAGAAGATGGAAGCTTTAGGTATTACTCCTTCTTCCTTTCAAGTCCACTCGGTGCTCCAAGTGTGTTTGAAAGGTCAGAGACCGGAACATGGATTGAAACTCTTTGAAGAGTACTTCGAAATCGGTACTGCAAACATCTTCATTTGTAACAGTATGTTATCATGGCTATGCAAGCAAGGTAAGATAGATGAGACTAAAGACTTGTTAAGGAAGATGGAGAGTAGAGGTCTTGGACCTAATGTAGTTTCTTACAACAACGTGATGCTTGCCCTCTGCAGAACGAAGAGGTTGGACTTGGCTCTTACTGTCTTTTCAGAAATGCTGGAGAAGGATATAAAGCCTAACGACTACACTTACTCCACTTTGATCGACGGGTGTTTCAAGAATCGTGATTTTCACAACGCTTGGGAAGTCATCGCTCAGATGAACTCTTCGGATATCGAAGTCAATGAGGTTGTATACCACACGGTTATCAATGGCTTATGCAAAGCTGGTCAGAGTTCTAAAGCGAGAGATATGTTGGAAGATCTGATGAGAGAGAAGCGGGTTTGTATAGGTTGCATGAGTTACAACACCATCATCGATGGATTTATCAAAGAGAGTAGAATGGATTCTGCTGTTGCAGCTTACAGAGAGATGTGTGGGAACGGTGTTTCACCAAACGTGGTGACTTATACATGTATGATGGATGGGTTATGTAAAAACAGTAGAATGGATCAAGCGCTGGAGATGAGGAAGGAGATGAAGGAAAAAGGTCTGAAGCTTGATGTTCCAGCTTATGGTGCACTTATCGATGGATTCTGCAAAAAGGGTGAAATGAAAAGTGCATCTGCTCTGTTCTCTGAGCTCTTTAAAGAAGGGTTGAATCCAAACGAAGCTGTTTACAACAGCTTGATATCCGGATTCCGTAATCTTGGAAACATGGAAGCAGCGATTGATTTGTACAAGAAAATGTTGAAAGACGGTCTGAGATGTGATCTGCCGACGTACACAACTTTGGTCGATGGGTTGTTGAAAGAAGGAAACTTGATCATGGCCTTTGGTTTGTACACAGAGATGCAGGGGTTGGATATTGTGGCTGATGAAATCATGTGTTCGGTTATCGTAAACGGTCTTAGCAAGGTGGGACAGTTTGTGGAAGTGGTTAAGATGtttgaggagatgaagaagaatgaTGTGACTCCAAATGTGTTTATCTACAACGCGGTGATTGCAGGACATTTTAAAGAAGGAAACCTTGATGAGGCTTTTAGACTTCATGATGAGATGCTTGACAAGGGTCTTGTACCTGATGGTGTTACATTTGATATTCTAGTGAGAGGGAAATATGGAGAATCTCAATGTATTGGTATAGAAAGTTTGTAG
- the BNAA09G55000D gene encoding uncharacterized protein BNAA09G55000D isoform X1, translated as MSKCRFLYHNGVVLEAPPVATFLQSLPGAYTTTRTIDSGTSFLFWERHMKRLSSSIRILLDSKPELLLSSGSSSRFLMNQTVHDSSVYDLVNGSMSKAMSSVVVKERGRLCGEELAVTVLVTGNVEKLSRLGDEKVVDFLDVWLHIGGYSLGVGEKAASLALVGSGRDVANAKYSDWVRLRTPLEKFRPPSTTELLLSNDGDHLLEGCVTNFFVVCRKKSSSGSLYGESLREFEVQTAPVTDGVLPGVIREIVIEVCISKGIPYRERAPSWSERELWEEAFITSSLRIVQHVGTIKVPVGSLEALACTKPEEIEWKEKRFEEGPGMITELIQKAIMERGIEEGFPLKDLYDS; from the exons atgtcgAAATGCAGGTTTCTCTACCACAACGGCGTCGTTTTGGAGGCTCCTCCCGTCGCTACTTTCCTTCAATCTCTCCCCG GTGCTTATACAACGACGAGAACGATAGACAGTGGGACTAGCTTCTTGTTCTGGGAGAGACATATGAAGAGACTTTCCAGCTCGATTCGTATCCTTTTGGATTCAAAGCCTGAGCTTTTGCTCAGCTCTGGGTCATCATCTAGGTTTTTGATGAATCAAACGGTTCATGATTCGAGTGTGTACGATCTAGTCAATGGGTCTATGAGCAAGGCTATGAGTTCTGTTGTAGTGAAGGAAAGGGGGAGACTTTGTGGAGAAGAGTTAGCTGTAACGGTTCTTGTTACTGGTAATGTGGAGAAGTTGAGTAGGTTGGGTGATGAAAAGGTTGTGGATTTTTTAGATGTGTGGTTGCATATAGGTGGATACTCGTTAGGTGTTGGTGAAAAGGCTGCGAGTTTGGCTTTGGTTGGTAGTGGAAGAGATGTTGCTAATGCTAAGTACTCAGACTGGGTAAG GCTGAGGACGCCTCTGGAGAAGTTTAGACCTCCTTCGACTACTGAGCTTCTTTTGTCGAATGATGGTGATCATTTGCTGGAGGGTTGCGTCACAAACTTCTTTGTGGTTTGCCGCAAG AAGTCATCATCTGGCAGTCTTTACGGTGAGAGTTTGAGGGAGTTTGAAGTGCAGACTGCACCTGTAACTGACGGTGTGCTTCCAGGAGTTATAAGAGAAATTGTCATCGA AGTATGCATAAGCAAAGGAATACCATACCGCGAGAGAGCACCTTCGTGGTCTGAGCGTGAGCTTTGGGAAGAAGCATTCATTACAA GTAGTCTGAGGATTGTGCAGCACGTTGGGACGATTAAAGTACCGGTTGGTTCATTGGAGGCATTGGCTTGTACAAAACCAGAGGAGATTGAATGGAAGGAGAAAAGGTTTGAGGAAGGACCTGGAATGATCACTGAATTAATCCAG AAAGCGATAATGGAGAGAGGAATCGAAGAAGGGTTCCCCTTGAAGGACTTGTATGATAGCTGA
- the BNAA09G55000D gene encoding uncharacterized protein BNAA09G55000D isoform X2, which yields MSKCRFLYHNGVVLEAPPVATFLQSLPGAYTTTRTIDSGTSFLFWERHMKRLSSSIRILLDSKPELLLSSGSSSRFLMNQTVHDSSVYDLVNGSMSKAMSSVVVKERGRLCGEELAVTVLVTGNVEKLSRLGDEKVVDFLDVWLHIGGYSLGVGEKAASLALVGSGRDVANAKYSDWVRLRTPLEKFRPPSTTELLLSNDGDHLLEGCVTNFFVVCRKSSSGSLYGESLREFEVQTAPVTDGVLPGVIREIVIEVCISKGIPYRERAPSWSERELWEEAFITSSLRIVQHVGTIKVPVGSLEALACTKPEEIEWKEKRFEEGPGMITELIQKAIMERGIEEGFPLKDLYDS from the exons atgtcgAAATGCAGGTTTCTCTACCACAACGGCGTCGTTTTGGAGGCTCCTCCCGTCGCTACTTTCCTTCAATCTCTCCCCG GTGCTTATACAACGACGAGAACGATAGACAGTGGGACTAGCTTCTTGTTCTGGGAGAGACATATGAAGAGACTTTCCAGCTCGATTCGTATCCTTTTGGATTCAAAGCCTGAGCTTTTGCTCAGCTCTGGGTCATCATCTAGGTTTTTGATGAATCAAACGGTTCATGATTCGAGTGTGTACGATCTAGTCAATGGGTCTATGAGCAAGGCTATGAGTTCTGTTGTAGTGAAGGAAAGGGGGAGACTTTGTGGAGAAGAGTTAGCTGTAACGGTTCTTGTTACTGGTAATGTGGAGAAGTTGAGTAGGTTGGGTGATGAAAAGGTTGTGGATTTTTTAGATGTGTGGTTGCATATAGGTGGATACTCGTTAGGTGTTGGTGAAAAGGCTGCGAGTTTGGCTTTGGTTGGTAGTGGAAGAGATGTTGCTAATGCTAAGTACTCAGACTGGGTAAG GCTGAGGACGCCTCTGGAGAAGTTTAGACCTCCTTCGACTACTGAGCTTCTTTTGTCGAATGATGGTGATCATTTGCTGGAGGGTTGCGTCACAAACTTCTTTGTGGTTTGCCGCAAG TCATCATCTGGCAGTCTTTACGGTGAGAGTTTGAGGGAGTTTGAAGTGCAGACTGCACCTGTAACTGACGGTGTGCTTCCAGGAGTTATAAGAGAAATTGTCATCGA AGTATGCATAAGCAAAGGAATACCATACCGCGAGAGAGCACCTTCGTGGTCTGAGCGTGAGCTTTGGGAAGAAGCATTCATTACAA GTAGTCTGAGGATTGTGCAGCACGTTGGGACGATTAAAGTACCGGTTGGTTCATTGGAGGCATTGGCTTGTACAAAACCAGAGGAGATTGAATGGAAGGAGAAAAGGTTTGAGGAAGGACCTGGAATGATCACTGAATTAATCCAG AAAGCGATAATGGAGAGAGGAATCGAAGAAGGGTTCCCCTTGAAGGACTTGTATGATAGCTGA